The genomic DNA AAAAATAATCACCCATAAAACAATCACCCATAAAAACCCTTTTTTAATCTAGCTCCGTTTACACACATAACAGACCAAGATTAGCGGTTTAAAAAATAGCATAAAGCGAACTATTAGCGGAGTCATCAATGAACAGACCATTACTTATTAGTATCCTCTCGGGCGTATTATTCACCTTAACCGCAGCCAGCAGTTTATCGACACTGCAAGCGGCTGAGTTAAGTTTCGCCCATATTGAAACAGAAGGAACCAGCACCATAGAAGCCCCGGCAGACATGGCCATCATCAATGTCCAAGTATCAATAGAAGCGGATAGTGCCAAAGCGGCTAAAGACAAAGCCGACGATGCCGTCAGCCAATTTATGCAGCGTTTACTCAACGCGGGTATCGACAAAAAGCACATTCAAAGTGCTAATTTACAGCTCAATCCACAATACAGTTATGTGCAAAATGAACCACGAAAATTGACCGGCTATAGCGCAAATCGTCAAATGACGGTAACCGTAATGGACCTCAACAGCTTAAATGAATTACTCGATAGCGCTTTGGTTGAAGGGATTAATAACGTTAATAATATCGAGCTGAAATCCAGCCAAGAAGCACAAATCATTGCCCAAGCTCGCCAAGCCGCCATTAACGATGCCAAGCAAAAAGCCCAATCGCTCGCCAAAGGCTTTGGCGAACAAATCGCTGGCGTATGGGAAGTAAGGTACTTTCCGCAGCAATCACATCAACCTGAAATGTACCGTGCCAGCATGAAAATGAATGCTGATGTGGCGCAAACCTATCAACAAGGTCAAGTGACGATTAGCGACAGAATCGAAGTGGTATTTAGACTCAAATAGTCATACTGCCGGAAGTCGCTAAAGGCAATGTGCCAGAGCTTATCGCTACGCTGGCACATTAGCTTGCAGCCAAGCAACAAAACCAATGGTGATAAGCATCCGTTAGGGTAACTGAACGAGTCTACTCTTTAAAACAGAGCAGCTTGGTGGATTAACACAGTATATTTCACCTCAGATCAGATAATAAACAGTTATCAAACAGCCCTTTGTACGGCTAACTTCATTATATTTATTGGCAATAGGATCGTCCAGAATCATAAACAATGGCAATAAACATTCACTTTTATCTGTAAAAATAACAAGCTCAAACAAGTAATAACCTTATATTTATTAAGGTTTTATTATAAAAATTTCATTTAATTGCCACAAAAATGATCTGAGTCACATATGGATCTCGCTCCTCAAACTAAACTTAATGAATTGAATGTGACTGTGGATGCGAGAAAAAGGTTAGCAAGATTAATCTGCATTACTGACATAAAAACCACTATAGGCATACTCCATTTACGCTGTTGTACCCTAATGATGTCCTACTCGTCGCATCCTCAAAGGCATTAAGACTTAGCCAGTGACTCCGAAAAATTAAAAGGCCTTGCAATGATTGATATCACTATCGACGGCACAACGCTATCGCTTCCCCAGACAAACAACTTGTTAAAGGCAGCCATTGACGCCGGTATTAATATACCTAGCTTATGTGACTTCTCCCACAATCAAGAGAAGCAGCACTGTAATTTATGCCAAGTACAAATAAAAAACCATGATGGCAGTTTACGGTGTGTTCGTGCCTGTGAGACACCGCTGGAAGCCGGCTTAGATGTGATTACCAAGTCGAGCTATTTAAGCAAAATTCGTCAACAGGCACTCAAAGATATTCTTAGCGATCATTTTGCTGATTGTGAAGCCCCTTGCCAAACCGCCTGTCCAGCCGGCGTTGACGTGCAGTCGTATCTGTATCATATCGGCAGAGGCGATCATAAAGAAGCTGTCAAGGTCATTAAAAAAACCTTGCCTTTGCCACTGTCCATTGGTCGTGTTTGTCCGGCATTTTGTGAAGCAGAATGCAGTCGTGGACTGGTTGACGAACCGGTGGCTATTCGCCAACTCAAACGTCATGCAGCCGATCTGGATTTACATGATTTGGAATCTTATGTTCCGCCAAAAGCACCGGCTACCAATAAACGCATTGCGATTATCGGCAGTGGCCCTGCGGGATTAACCGCGGGTTATTATCTGTCTAATAATGGTCACGATGTGACCATTATGGAATCTGCACCTAAAGCTGGGGGCTGGTTACGTTATGGCATCCCAGAGTATCGCTTACCTAAAGATATTCTTGATAAAGAAATTGAACTGCTCACCCGTAACGGACTTAAGATCCAAACCGGAGTGGCACTGGGTCGTGATACCAATTTAACCGAATTAGTGGCCAATTATGATGCAGTTTGCCTTGCTATTGGGGCACAAAAAGCCGTACCAATGAACTACCCTGGCAGTGATTTAAAGGGCTGTTATTTAGGTGTAGATTATTTGCGCGATTATTGCACCGACAAAAAACTTATCACAGGTAAAAAAGTAGCCGTGATCGGTGGCGGTAACACGGCTATCGATTGCGCCCGCACCGCGGTCCGAGATGGCGCTGATGTGAGCTTAATCTATCGTCGTAGCCGTGATGAAATGCCAGCAGAACCCTATGAAATACATGAAGCCGAAGTGGAAGGGGTTAAGTTTCATTTTCTCACCAATCCAATTGAAAACCACAGTGATAGCCAAGGCCAAGTGAAATCAGTCACGTTTGCTAAAATGGCGCTGGGTGAACCCGATGCTTCGGGCCGACGCTCTCCCAAGGCTACAGGCGAAACGTTTGAGGAAGCGTTTGATACCGTCATTCCCGCGGTATCTCAAAAAGTGGATTTAGCCTTTTTAGACCAGCCAGAAAATCAGATAGACAGTGGTCACATTGCCTTGACTCGCTGGCATACTTTCCTTGGCTGCGAACAGACCATGTCTGCCGGGGTGGAAAAGTTATTTGTTATCGGTGATTCACGCACCGGCCCCTCGACCGCTGTGGCTGCGGTTGCCGATGGCCGAAAAGCCGCTGAGGCCATTGAGGGATTATTAACTGAAGGGTTAACTTGCCATTTAGAACCCGCAGCGTTTAACTCGATAAAAGCCAAGAAAACGTCTTCATTGTCTGCTGAATTATACCCTGACACGGCCAAACGGCCACGCTTGAAAATGCCAGAATTAAACCAGTTAAATCGAGCGCTTAACTTTGCCGAAGTCGAGCTAGGATTCATTCCCGATGCCGCAATGAAAGAAGCCATGCGCTGTTTAGAATGTGCTTGCCAAGCCAATACAGATTGTCAGTTACGCGACTATGCCACCGAATATAAAGTAGACGGTAAAGCACTTGATCAGAGTCAGGCACGTAAATTTAAAGTCGATAACAGTGCGCCTTTTATTACCTTTGATGCCAATCGTTGCATCAGTTGCGCCGCTTGTGTTGAAGCCTGCCATCAACAAAGTGGTCATAACGTTATCAGCTTTGAACCCAATAGTTATCAAGCACTGCCAAATGCGACCGCCGCCATTAGCCGCAATGCCCCTCGTGTCGGCTTCACGGCTTCAATGAGTGACAGCGATTGTGTTCAATGTGGTAACTGTGTTCAAGTCTGTCCAACTGGCGCCTTGGTTGATGCCAGAGATAAAACTCAAGGCCGTGATATAGCGTTAACCAAAACCTCAACGGTGTGCACCTATTGTGGTGTCGGTTGCCGTGTTGAACTGCATGTTGACCAAAGCAAGAATCACGTTATGCGGGTAACCGGTGACAGTCATTCGCTGGTAAATGAAGGCATGTTGTGTGTAAAGGGCCGCTCTGGCTTTGACTTTTTGAACAGTCCTAAACGCCTCACTACGCCATTAATTCGCAAAAATGGTCAGCTCCAACCAGCCAGTTGGGCTGAAGCCTTAGGCTATATAGCAGAGCAACTTCAACCGATTAAAGATGCTGCGGGCCCAAGCAAGTTCGCCGCATTGTCATCGGCTAAATGCACCAATGAAGAAAACTATTTAATGCAAAAGTTCACCCGTAGCATTATGGGTACCAATAGCATAGATCACTGCGCTAGACTGTGTCATTCATCGTCGGTTGCAGGCTTATCCGATACCATTGGCGGCGGGGCCATGACCAATGATATTCCCAGTATTAAAGATTCAGATGTCATTTTTATCATCGGCTCCGATACGACCACTGCCCACCCGATTATCGCCTCGCATATCAAAAGAGCAGTCAATCAACATGGCGCGCGCTTAATCGTCGCGGACCCAAAGAAAACCACTATCGCAGACAGTGCCAATTTATATGTATCACATAAACCTGGCACAGATGTGATGCTACTCAATGCCATCATGCAACAAATTATCATCCATGATTGGCAAGACATGGAATACATCAACAAGCGTATTGAAGACTATCAATTGCTAAAGCAAGAAGTGATGAAGCCTGATTATAATTTAGTCAATGCGGCGTTAATCACTGGGGTGAGCGCCGAAGACATTGCCGCCATGGCAAAAATGATCGGCACCGCTAACAAAACCGCCTTGTATTATGCAATGGGAATTACCCAACATACTTCAGGTTATGACAATGTCGTGTCCACTTCTAACTTACAGTTACTGTGCGGCAACATCGGCGTAAGCGGCGCGGGACTGAATCCATTGCGCGGCCAAAGCAATGTTCAAGGCGCTTGTGATATGGGGGCGTTACCCGACTTTTATCCCGGTTACCAGAAAAACAATAATCCCGTCAATAACGCTAAATTTGCCAACGCATGGGGAAATACTTCGCTGCCGTCAGAACCAGGACTGGCGGCGACTGAAATCATGCAGGCTATTGTTAAAGGCAAACTAGATGCACTTTATGTATTGGGTGAAAATCCGGTACTAAGCGATCCGGATCAAGCCCATGTGATAGCAGCACTGTCAAAAATCAACTTTATGATTGTGCAAGATATCTTTTTAACCGAAACCGCCCAGATGGCCCATGTGGTATTACCCGCAACCGCCTTTGCGGAAAAAGATGGCCATTTCACTAACACCGAACGTCGAGTACAACAGTTACGCGTGGCATTAACGCCACCGGGTGAGGCGATTGTAGACTGGAAAATTATCCAAATGATTGCCAACACCCTGGGTGCCGATTGGCACTACCACAGCACAAAAGATATTTGGCAAGAAATTAACCAGCTCACGCCACAATATCAGGGCCTGACTTGGCAACGACTTGAACACAAGGTAGATGGTTTACAGTGGCCATGTTTTGATGAAAACCATCCTGGCACACCGATTTTGCATACCGAGACGTTTTTGCGCGGCAAAGGTAGAATGATCCCGGTGAGTTATCGTCTGCCCGCCGAAATGCCAGATAGCGAGTATCCATTAATCCTGTCAACAGGTCGCTTGCTGGAGCAATTCCATACCGGCACCATGACACGCAAAACACCTGAACTCGATATTAAAGGTTCACCCAGAGTGATGATTTCTGTTTATGATGCAGAGCAGTTAGGCGTGGGTAACGGTGATATGTTAAAACTCAGTACCCGCCGAGGTGAAATAGAAATAGCCGCCTTTGTGACTAAACGAGCCCAAGTAGGGGTATTATTTTTACCCTTCCACTTTGCCGAAGCCGCAGCCAATAAACTGACCATCAATGCATTGGATCCTATCGCTAAGATCCCCGAGTTTAAAGTGTGTGCCGTTAAAGCTGAAAAGTCACTGCAACCAAGCACTATGGTCTAGGTCTAACCGCACGTGTCTTAGCAAGTGCCTAGAACGCTACGCTGCTAGGACGCTTCGCGGCTAGAGTCTATAAAATCTTAGCAAGTGCCTAGGACGCTTCGCGGCTAGAGGCTATAAAATCTTAGCAAGTGCCTAGAACGCTGCGCTACTAGGACGCTTCGCGGCTAGAGGCTATAAAATCTTAGCAAGTGCCTAGAGCGCTACGCTGCTAGGACGCTTCGCGGCTAGAGGCTATAAAATCTTAGCAGCGAAGCTGTCCCTAGCAGCGAAGCGATACTAGCAGTGACGAAGTCACGCCCTAGCAGCGAAGCGACCCTAGCAGTGACGAAGTCACGCCCTAGCAGCGAAGCGACCCTAGCAGTGACGAAGTCACGCTCTAGCAGCGAAGCGATACTAGCAGTGACGAAGTCACGCCCTAGCAGCGAAGCGACCCTAGCAGGACGCCAACGAAGTCATGATTGCTTAGCGCAACAATAACAATGGAATATGACTTTTACTGATCATCCGTGTCGTGTTGCTGCCTACAAAAAATTCACGAATACGTGAATGACCATAAGCACCCATGACCATTAAATCAATTTGGTTTGCTAGTTGGTAAGCTTCAAGGGCGATTTGCACCTCTCCCTGACAAACCGCTGTTGTCACCTCAAAACCTGCCTCGGTAAGAGATTCTGCAACCAAGGTCAATTCGGTCATTGCTTGAGATTGATGGTCAGATGCCATCACCAAATGGCATTCGAGCCCTTCAAGTAGTGGACTGCTTACCACTCGATTAAGGACTGTTTTAGAGGTCTCACTACCATCGTAGGCAATCATAAAACGTGTTGGTATTTGAAACTCAGCCATGACAACTAAAATAGGCTGTTTAAGAGTTCGAATAACACTTTCTAAATGAGTTCCAATCGCCTGCGCCTGATCTTGATGTTGCTCTCCTTGACGCCCGATAACCACGAGTCTGGCATCGGATTCTTGCTCTAGCAGCGTTTCAACCAAATCCCCATGCCGCTGTAGCGTTTCAACCACAACTAAAGGTTGTGCGTCAATAATGCGCGTTTTGGCATCTTGAAGCATATATTTGCCTTGTTCGAGTGCAAGCTTGCTCATGCGCCCTTCAAGTTCAACCATTTCAGCAAGTAGATGTTCTCGGCTACCAAGGCCAATATTTCCCGACAGGTTTAACTCTGTAGGATAGCCCGATTTATCCAATACATGTAGTAAGGTTACTGGGGCATCTAACTGCATGGCCGCCCATCCACTGGCATCGGATACGGCGAGTGTGGCTTTTGAACCATCGATACAGGCAATCACATTTGTCATCATTATTATCCTTTTATGCTGTTGCTATGGGCTTAGTGACCAGACATTATGTTTTCAACGTCTTCAGGCTTATCATGCACACCAAATTTATCCACAATGGTCGCACTTGCTTCGTTAAGACCAATCAATTCAACTTCAGTCCCCTCTCGGCGGAATTTAATCACCACCTTATCGAGTGCCGATACGGCAGTAATATCCCAAAAATGTGCTTGAGATAAATCAATGGTGACCTTATCGACCACTTCTCTGAAATCAAATGAATCAACAAATTTTTCAGCTGAGGCAAAAAATACCTGTCCGACAATTTGATAATGACGCTCAGCTTCGGCTGTCGTCGAGGTGCTCTTAACAACCATGAAACGGCCAACTTTATTGGCAAAGAATAGCGACGCGAGTAACACGCCAACAAATACTCCAATGGCTAAATTATGGGTTGCCACGACAACAACTACTGTGGCGACCATCACAAGGTTAGTCGATAAAGGATGATGTTTAAGATTACGAATAGAATCCCAAGAGAAGGTTCCTATAGACACCATGATCATCACGGCAACGAGTGCGGCCATAGGGATCATTTTTAACCATTCACCCAAAAATACGATTAACACTAATAGGAAAATACCCGCTGAAAAGGTCGACAAACGTCCACGACCGCCAGATTTAACATTGATAATTGATTGACCGATCATGGCACAACCCGCCATTCCGCCCAGTAAACCGGCACCGATATTGGCAATACCCTGCCCTTTACATTCGCGGTTTTTATCGCTTGGCGTATCGGTTAAGTCATCAACAATGGTGGCAGTCATCATCGATTCTAATAAACCAACAACAGCCAGTCCTGCAGAATAAGGAAAGATAATCATCAAGGTTTCAAACGTTAACGGCACATCAGGCCAAAGGAAAATAGGTAACGTATCAGGAAGTTGCCCCATATCACCGACAGTACGGATATCTAAACCAATAAACGCAGCAAACACAGTTAGCGCGACAATACACACTAAGGGCGAAGGCAGCGATTTACCAATCACAGGAATTAATGGAAATAAGTAAATGATACCCAGGCCTGCTGCTGTCATGGCGTACACATGCCAAGTCACATCAGTGAGTTCAGGCAACTGAGCCATAAAGATTAAAATGGCTAACGCATTCACAAAACCCGTCACCACCGACCGCGAGACAAAACGCATCAAACTGCCAAGCTTTAAGTAACCTGCCGCAATTTGGAGTATGCCCGTCAATAGAGTCGCTGCTAATAAATACTCAAGACCTTGTTCTTTAACTAAGGTCACCATCAATAGTGCCATTGCACCCGTGGCAGCAGAAATCATTCCCGGACGACCACCCGTAAAAGAAATCACCACAGCGATACAGAACGAAGCGTACAGGCCAACCTTAGGATCAACCCCAGCAATAATAGAAAAGGCAATCGCCTCAGGAATTAACGCTAGCGCAACGACAATACCGGCTAACAGATCTCCACGGATGTTCGAGAACCACTCTTTTTTCATGCTTTGTATCATGTATTTTACTCTGTTTAAATTTTGGCCAATATATCAACAACATAAGCTAACGCTCGATCTATATCTGCGTGTCACCAGTGAAATTAACTCATTAATACGACAAAATGATATTGGATAATGAGATACGACAAAAACTACCAAGAAGGCAGCGATTACGGACGGATCTAAGCGATCCAAATAGGGAAGGAAATACTAATGCGGCTAGTGCTCATTAATGAAAAAAACCTCGCTATTTTGGTGTTAATTAGGTTTAACATTAATTACACAAGCACTCTATAAAAAGTGCTGGCGGCAGTATAAAGGGTTGTTTAAGCAAAATCAAAGAGCGTAAAAGTAACCTTGCAGACGCTTTTACTAAATGACTGTCTCGTCAGGGCTGTATAAAGTGCCACAAGATATTGATAGCTCAGGTCTAGTTTCATTGAGACAGATGTTGCAAATCGATAGAAAATGATAGTAAGAAAAGCTTTAACCCAGTTTTAGATTTACCATAACAAACTAACCAAACCAATTAGTCTCGCCGATTAATTGTTGCGAGACTAGTATGTAGTCTATCAATAAAGCGCTTAGTATTTAGAAGGCTCACGCATCGTTGCCGCTACTCAATGATCTCCATTTAAGAGAGTGGCGACTTCTGAATAGTTTTCTTTTATGTCTAACAATAGCGCACCTGCATAATGGCTATCTTTAAATGTAGGCTAAACAAGTTTGCATCCGATGACCCATGTACCCGCGTTCGTCATCTGATTATCTAAGGTATTGAAACAGGTAGAATTAGCAATAAATGCTTTAACAAAGCTTCTGATTTTTATTGATTAAAAACCATAATATGCAGGCGCTAAATAAATAATCTCAGCTTCACGGGTTTGAAACACGGTCTCAATTTTTTGAGTTTTTTCATTAATCAGTCGATATGCAAATTGATGCGTTAAACGCTTTTTTTCAATAGGATCGTTTTGAGCATCTAATTCAACTAAATGTACTGATATTAACGTCTTGGGTTCATTTTCAGCATTATCCTGAGCGCTTACATTTGCTGATAACACAAATGTAGCAGCACACAATAACAATTGACTGCCGAACAATGTTGAATTGAAAACCACGTTAACTCTCCTTGTTGATAAAACAAAACAACTTAAATCGCATAGCGCTATTAACTCAAGCATAATGTAATAATCATGCTATATCTGCAGAAGGGTAAGCGGTAAAGCATTAGGTCGTTAGTGCCTTAAAACCGCATCTTCATCAGGGATTTAAAAACTAACCAACCCTGCGCTAAACTTGCCATTTTGCTCAATTATCGGTACTTTTAACCCTATTGAAAGACCTAAAAATAACAACAAAGGATTACGGATGGGAAACATACTTTGGGTGGCCTCTTACCCTAAATCAGGTAATACCTGGGTGCGTGCATTTTTAGAAAACTACATTCAAAATCAAGATCTGCCCATAGACATCAATACCATGCACACCATTTCGACAGCAGAATCGGCGGCGCATCGTTATCAAGCTTATTTACCAAAAGGTAAAACCGCCACCACCGAGCTCACGTTAGAAGAAGTCAGTCTACTGCGGCCACAGGTTCAAGCCGATATTG from Shewanella psychromarinicola includes the following:
- a CDS encoding universal stress protein, with protein sequence MMTNVIACIDGSKATLAVSDASGWAAMQLDAPVTLLHVLDKSGYPTELNLSGNIGLGSREHLLAEMVELEGRMSKLALEQGKYMLQDAKTRIIDAQPLVVVETLQRHGDLVETLLEQESDARLVVIGRQGEQHQDQAQAIGTHLESVIRTLKQPILVVMAEFQIPTRFMIAYDGSETSKTVLNRVVSSPLLEGLECHLVMASDHQSQAMTELTLVAESLTEAGFEVTTAVCQGEVQIALEAYQLANQIDLMVMGAYGHSRIREFFVGSNTTRMISKSHIPLLLLR
- the fdhF gene encoding formate dehydrogenase subunit alpha → MIDITIDGTTLSLPQTNNLLKAAIDAGINIPSLCDFSHNQEKQHCNLCQVQIKNHDGSLRCVRACETPLEAGLDVITKSSYLSKIRQQALKDILSDHFADCEAPCQTACPAGVDVQSYLYHIGRGDHKEAVKVIKKTLPLPLSIGRVCPAFCEAECSRGLVDEPVAIRQLKRHAADLDLHDLESYVPPKAPATNKRIAIIGSGPAGLTAGYYLSNNGHDVTIMESAPKAGGWLRYGIPEYRLPKDILDKEIELLTRNGLKIQTGVALGRDTNLTELVANYDAVCLAIGAQKAVPMNYPGSDLKGCYLGVDYLRDYCTDKKLITGKKVAVIGGGNTAIDCARTAVRDGADVSLIYRRSRDEMPAEPYEIHEAEVEGVKFHFLTNPIENHSDSQGQVKSVTFAKMALGEPDASGRRSPKATGETFEEAFDTVIPAVSQKVDLAFLDQPENQIDSGHIALTRWHTFLGCEQTMSAGVEKLFVIGDSRTGPSTAVAAVADGRKAAEAIEGLLTEGLTCHLEPAAFNSIKAKKTSSLSAELYPDTAKRPRLKMPELNQLNRALNFAEVELGFIPDAAMKEAMRCLECACQANTDCQLRDYATEYKVDGKALDQSQARKFKVDNSAPFITFDANRCISCAACVEACHQQSGHNVISFEPNSYQALPNATAAISRNAPRVGFTASMSDSDCVQCGNCVQVCPTGALVDARDKTQGRDIALTKTSTVCTYCGVGCRVELHVDQSKNHVMRVTGDSHSLVNEGMLCVKGRSGFDFLNSPKRLTTPLIRKNGQLQPASWAEALGYIAEQLQPIKDAAGPSKFAALSSAKCTNEENYLMQKFTRSIMGTNSIDHCARLCHSSSVAGLSDTIGGGAMTNDIPSIKDSDVIFIIGSDTTTAHPIIASHIKRAVNQHGARLIVADPKKTTIADSANLYVSHKPGTDVMLLNAIMQQIIIHDWQDMEYINKRIEDYQLLKQEVMKPDYNLVNAALITGVSAEDIAAMAKMIGTANKTALYYAMGITQHTSGYDNVVSTSNLQLLCGNIGVSGAGLNPLRGQSNVQGACDMGALPDFYPGYQKNNNPVNNAKFANAWGNTSLPSEPGLAATEIMQAIVKGKLDALYVLGENPVLSDPDQAHVIAALSKINFMIVQDIFLTETAQMAHVVLPATAFAEKDGHFTNTERRVQQLRVALTPPGEAIVDWKIIQMIANTLGADWHYHSTKDIWQEINQLTPQYQGLTWQRLEHKVDGLQWPCFDENHPGTPILHTETFLRGKGRMIPVSYRLPAEMPDSEYPLILSTGRLLEQFHTGTMTRKTPELDIKGSPRVMISVYDAEQLGVGNGDMLKLSTRRGEIEIAAFVTKRAQVGVLFLPFHFAEAAANKLTINALDPIAKIPEFKVCAVKAEKSLQPSTMV
- a CDS encoding SulP family inorganic anion transporter, with protein sequence MIQSMKKEWFSNIRGDLLAGIVVALALIPEAIAFSIIAGVDPKVGLYASFCIAVVISFTGGRPGMISAATGAMALLMVTLVKEQGLEYLLAATLLTGILQIAAGYLKLGSLMRFVSRSVVTGFVNALAILIFMAQLPELTDVTWHVYAMTAAGLGIIYLFPLIPVIGKSLPSPLVCIVALTVFAAFIGLDIRTVGDMGQLPDTLPIFLWPDVPLTFETLMIIFPYSAGLAVVGLLESMMTATIVDDLTDTPSDKNRECKGQGIANIGAGLLGGMAGCAMIGQSIINVKSGGRGRLSTFSAGIFLLVLIVFLGEWLKMIPMAALVAVMIMVSIGTFSWDSIRNLKHHPLSTNLVMVATVVVVVATHNLAIGVFVGVLLASLFFANKVGRFMVVKSTSTTAEAERHYQIVGQVFFASAEKFVDSFDFREVVDKVTIDLSQAHFWDITAVSALDKVVIKFRREGTEVELIGLNEASATIVDKFGVHDKPEDVENIMSGH
- a CDS encoding oxidative stress defense protein, yielding MNRPLLISILSGVLFTLTAASSLSTLQAAELSFAHIETEGTSTIEAPADMAIINVQVSIEADSAKAAKDKADDAVSQFMQRLLNAGIDKKHIQSANLQLNPQYSYVQNEPRKLTGYSANRQMTVTVMDLNSLNELLDSALVEGINNVNNIELKSSQEAQIIAQARQAAINDAKQKAQSLAKGFGEQIAGVWEVRYFPQQSHQPEMYRASMKMNADVAQTYQQGQVTISDRIEVVFRLK